In the genome of Raphanus sativus cultivar WK10039 chromosome 4, ASM80110v3, whole genome shotgun sequence, one region contains:
- the LOC108851022 gene encoding uncharacterized protein LOC108851022 — MEEIKIPFHEHLVRPTTRFLSGRCDADCSTDHNRIYGGYRCNEPGCDKVFHKECAEALPEIINSFHPEHPLTLICLHWRDCSLCQQDFGVRYCCSICYFKIDMKCATLPVISENPCLHEHPLKLSHGKPADSLEYYCAVCGFPNLDEDNYHYRCNQCKFSIHLQCVDKAPEAYHASHPKHPLKSISYLPDYADMKCLLCGDEFEDSDAWYMKDKKPHHCDICNFSICRGCMTNPPPVCVVSSTTHKHRLHLVPRRMDFTCNACGTLGDRSPYFCLECNFMIHRECIDLPRVININRHDHRISYTRRLGHGESPWKCGVCRKKVDGFYGAYASSKFPSFVVHSRCATRPDVWDSVELEGMPEEEEIPPFEVVDDTTIRHFSHDHNLHINKDGQILHENIVCEACVFQIGSESFYSCRNCDFILHEKCANLPRKKRHLCHNQPFTLNTVSLFAICYLCDKRFSGFRYESKSSFGEVTLDVRCGSISEPFVHESHPHPLYYVSKKYKLSCEECVFSLGFKKAVLPKKVMWNRYDDHPLFLSYGESNVNGEYWCEACEAKLDPKEWFYTCNDCGITLHVPCVVGDFSYIQHGTKVEEGRSYEACSVLTYESSKQVLKLTHEAKHRLECRSQCLIRLDENLIRGYECAGIVF; from the exons ATGGAAGAAATAAAGATACCATTTCACGAACATCTTGTCAGACCGACTACTCGCTTTCTTTCCGGAAGGTGTGATGCAGACTGCAGCACAGATCATAACCGCATATACGGAGGCTACCGCTGCAATGAGCCTGGCTGTGATAAAGTGTTCCATAAAGAATGCGCTGAAGCCTTACCTGAAATCATCAACTCTTTTCATCCCGAGCACCCTCTCACACTGAT ATGCCTACATTGGA gggattgcAGTTTATGTCAACAAGACTTCGGAGTTCGGTACTGCTGTTCAATATGTTACTTCAAAATAGATATGAAGTGTGCGACACTACCTGTTATTTCTGAAAATCCATGCCTACACGAGCATCCACTCAAACTCTCACATGGAAAGCCAGCAGACAGCTTGGAATACTATTGCGCAGTGTGTGGCTTTCCCAATCTCGATGAAGATAATTATCATTACAGATGTAATCAGTGCAAATTTTCCATCCATCTTCAATGTGTCGATAAAGCTCCAGAAGCATACCACGCTTCCCATCCCAAGCACCCACTCAAGTCAATTAGTTATCTACCTGATTATGCCGACATGAAATGCCTTCTTTGCGGGGATGAGTTTGAGGACAGCGATGCCTGGTATATGAAAGATAAAAAACCTCACCATTGTGATATTTGTAATTTCAGCATATGCAGAGGTTGTATGACGAACCCACCACCAGTTTGTGTGGTAAGCTCGACGACACATAAACATCGACTTCATCTTGTTCCAAGACGCATGGACTTCACTTGCAATGCTTGTGGGACGTTAGGTGACCGAAGCCCTTATTTTTGTCTTGAGTGCAATTTCATGATACATCGTGAATGCATCGATCTACCACGCGTTATAAACATCAACCGCCATGATCACCGCATCTCTTACACTCGCCGCCTCGGACATGGAGAATCTCCATGGAAATGCGGTGTTTGCCGTAAGAAAGTGGATGGGTTCTATGGAGCTTATGCTTCCTCCAAGTTTCCTAGCTTTGTTGTTCACTCAAGATGCGCAACTAGACCTGATGTTTGGGACAGTGTGGAGTTGGAAGGGATGCccgaagaagaagagattccgCCATTCGAGGTGGTTGATGATACCACAATAAGACATTTCAGTCATGATCATAATTTACATATCAACAAAGATGGCCAGATTCTACATGAAAACATAGTTTGTGAAGCATGCGTCTTCCAAATTGGTTCAGAATCGTTCTACAGTTGCAGGAACTGCGATTTTATTCTCCACGAAAAATGTGCCAACCTTCCTCGTAAGAAACGTCATTTGTGCCACAACCAGCCATTCACACTAAACACAGTTTCTCTCTTTGCAATATGTTATCTTTGTGATAAACGATTCTCCGGCTTCCGGTACGAATCTAAAAGCTCATTCGGAGAGGTTACACTAGATGTACGATGCGGTTCAATTTCAGAACCATTTGTGCACGAAAGCCATCCACATCCGTTGTACTATGTATCAAAGAAATACAAGCTTAGCTGTGAAGAGTGTGTCTTTAGCTTGGGATTCAAGAAGGCTGTTTTGCCGAAAAAAGTAATGTGGAACAGGTATGATGATCATCCTCTTTTCTTGTCTTACGGTGAAAGCAATGTGAATGGAGAATACTGGTGTGAAGCATGTGAAGCAAAACTCGACCCAAAGGAATGGTTCTATACATGTAATGATTGTGGGATCACACTGCATGTTCCCTGCGTTGTGGGAGACTTCTCATACATCCAGCATGGTACAAAAGTAGAAGAGGGTCGTTCATATGAAGCGTGTTCT GTTTTGACTTACGAATCATCAAAGCAGGTCCTGAAGTTAACACATGAAGCAAAGCATCGCTTAGAATGTAGAAGTCAATGTCTCATACGTCTCGACGAGAACCTAATCCGCGGCTACGAATGTGCTGGTATAGTCTTCTAG